A DNA window from Haloactinospora alba contains the following coding sequences:
- the manA gene encoding mannose-6-phosphate isomerase, class I codes for MYRLNNYVRRYAWGSTTVLPRLLGEPPDGTPQAELWVGAHPSAPSSARTPDGPVPLDRVIAAQPERMLGKRAARSFEGRLPFLLKVLAAEAPLSLQAHPTAGQARTGYAAEEAAGVPADAEHRNYPDPRHKPEMLLALGRFEALCGFRAPEEVLGDLRGFQCELARVLRSDLASGDAPSGLRAALTRLLTLSPGHRNELVTAFTREWQRRGRGTHADVIPELARRYPGDAGAAAALLLRRVTLERGQALYLPAGNVHSYLGGTAVEVMANSDNVLRAGLTGKHVDPSELLRVVDFSARPVPYVPPSRGDGILEYRTPAPEVALSAMGPGTVDGRLTGGTPWGVLVLEGNVELRSRAGGVRLGGGGSAFVPAHEGEVRVAGEGYLVAATVCETEPAGQAAPAEGREASGREASGFGS; via the coding sequence ATGTACAGGTTGAACAACTACGTGCGCCGGTACGCGTGGGGTTCCACGACCGTGCTCCCACGGCTGCTCGGTGAACCCCCGGACGGCACGCCCCAGGCCGAACTGTGGGTCGGTGCCCACCCCAGCGCGCCCAGCTCCGCACGGACCCCGGACGGTCCCGTCCCCCTCGACCGTGTCATCGCGGCCCAACCGGAGCGGATGCTGGGAAAGCGGGCCGCCCGCTCCTTCGAGGGCCGTCTTCCGTTCCTGTTGAAGGTCCTCGCCGCGGAGGCGCCGCTGTCCCTCCAGGCGCACCCCACGGCCGGGCAGGCGCGTACGGGATACGCCGCCGAGGAGGCCGCCGGGGTCCCGGCGGACGCTGAGCACCGCAACTATCCGGACCCGCGCCACAAGCCCGAGATGCTGCTCGCGCTGGGGCGGTTCGAGGCCCTGTGCGGCTTCCGCGCCCCTGAGGAGGTGTTGGGGGACCTGCGGGGATTCCAGTGTGAGCTCGCACGGGTCCTGCGAAGCGACCTCGCTTCCGGGGACGCTCCCTCGGGGCTCCGCGCCGCCCTGACACGGCTCCTGACGCTGTCGCCCGGCCACCGGAACGAGCTCGTCACCGCGTTCACGAGGGAATGGCAGCGGCGGGGGAGGGGAACCCACGCCGACGTCATCCCCGAGCTCGCGCGTCGGTACCCGGGTGACGCGGGTGCGGCGGCCGCCCTGCTGCTCCGGCGGGTGACACTGGAACGCGGCCAGGCGCTCTACCTGCCGGCCGGAAACGTGCACTCCTACCTCGGAGGGACCGCGGTCGAGGTGATGGCCAACTCGGACAACGTGCTGCGGGCCGGACTCACCGGGAAGCACGTCGACCCTTCCGAACTGCTGCGTGTCGTGGACTTCTCCGCACGGCCCGTTCCCTACGTTCCGCCCTCCCGGGGGGACGGGATCCTGGAGTACCGGACACCGGCGCCGGAGGTGGCGCTGTCGGCCATGGGGCCGGGAACTGTCGACGGCCGCCTCACCGGCGGCACACCCTGGGGTGTTCTCGTGCTGGAGGGAAACGTGGAGCTGCGCTCCCGCGCGGGCGGTGTGCGGCTCGGTGGCGGCGGGTCGGCGTTCGTTCCCGCCCACGAGGGGGAGGTGCGGGTCGCGGGAGAGGGCTATCTGGTCGCGGCCACGGTGTGCGAGACCGAACCCGCCGGCCAGGCCGCGCCGGCGGAGGGGCGGGAGGCCAGCGGTCGGGAAGCCAGCGGGTTCGGCTCGTGA